The Nostoc sp. 'Lobaria pulmonaria (5183) cyanobiont' genome window below encodes:
- a CDS encoding PstS family phosphate ABC transporter substrate-binding protein, which translates to MDNTNQRKALINSEISLFLRGLIIGKVLTLMVIGGLLWWFLKPNLLSSRNSVNPSSAQNVKSVSNNVSNNISNNVSNNNGSTFQTVADVPPASFNYGGSTAWASIRQLVDSQIQSDRPELQLRYVNPVNGSPGSSSGIRMLLDGKLDFAQSSRPLTDEEQATAKERGFTLEQRQVGRDGIAVVVNPSLNVPGLTVEQLQQIYLGKITNWNQVGGPNLPITAFSQRPEDADTVIFPNNSDLKGQAFGSNVQYVYSATDAVRQLSKTPGGVYYASARSVVFQCSVKALPLGQTSGQLITPYREPMVSPEQCPRQRNQLNTQAIKNGSYPMIANLFVIIKQNKGSEQQIGNAYANLLLTDQGQRAIEQAGFVRVR; encoded by the coding sequence ATGGACAATACAAATCAAAGAAAAGCTTTAATTAACAGCGAAATCTCCCTCTTTCTCAGAGGTTTGATTATTGGTAAAGTTCTCACACTTATGGTTATTGGCGGATTACTTTGGTGGTTCTTGAAGCCAAATTTATTGTCGTCCCGCAACAGTGTTAACCCTTCCTCTGCTCAAAATGTCAAGAGCGTCTCTAATAATGTCTCTAATAATATCTCTAATAATGTCTCTAATAATAATGGATCAACTTTTCAGACAGTTGCTGATGTTCCCCCTGCCTCATTCAATTACGGAGGTAGTACAGCATGGGCATCAATCCGGCAATTGGTAGATTCTCAGATCCAGAGCGATCGCCCAGAACTACAATTACGCTACGTAAACCCTGTTAATGGTAGCCCTGGTTCTAGCTCCGGCATTCGGATGTTGCTTGATGGGAAACTAGACTTTGCTCAGTCCTCCCGTCCCCTCACAGATGAAGAACAAGCTACGGCAAAAGAGCGAGGCTTCACCCTTGAGCAACGTCAGGTGGGTAGAGATGGGATAGCAGTGGTAGTCAATCCATCACTCAATGTGCCTGGTTTAACTGTCGAACAATTGCAGCAAATTTATTTGGGGAAAATTACTAACTGGAATCAAGTCGGTGGGCCAAATCTACCCATTACAGCTTTTTCCCAACGTCCAGAGGACGCAGATACAGTAATATTCCCTAATAACAGCGACTTAAAGGGGCAAGCATTTGGCTCGAATGTGCAGTATGTCTACTCTGCTACAGATGCAGTGCGCCAACTCAGTAAAACCCCTGGTGGTGTGTATTACGCTTCTGCCCGTTCGGTAGTCTTTCAATGTAGCGTGAAGGCTTTGCCATTGGGTCAGACTTCTGGTCAGCTAATTACCCCCTATCGGGAGCCGATGGTTTCGCCTGAGCAATGTCCGCGTCAGCGCAACCAGCTAAATACTCAGGCGATCAAAAATGGCAGCTATCCGATGATTGCTAATTTGTTTGTGATTATTAAGCAGAATAAAGGTTCAGAACAGCAGATTGGAAATGCTTATGCCAATCTTTTATTAACTGACCAAGGGCAAAGAGCAATTGAGCAAGCTGGTTTTGTTAGAGTTCGCTAG